The Halobacterium hubeiense genome contains the following window.
GCCAAGCGCCTCAACGACCGGATGCTCGGCGAGGTGCCGACCAAGCACGCGCTCGGGAAGCTCCTCGAATACGAGTTCATCGACGGCTTCGAGCCGACGCCGCTCGGCCGCGCGGTGACCACGCACTTCCTCGAACCCGGCGCGGCGTTCACGATTCTGGACGGCGTCCGCAAGGAGAAACACCCCTACGACATCGTCGCGGACATCGAGTTGCGCGGCGAACAGCAGTAAGTCGGCGAGCCCACGGGCGGGTCGGTTCCGCCGTTCGATTTTAACCGGAGGCGTGTGAACGGGTCGCACATGACGCTGGTCGCCGCGGCCGGACTGGCCGCGCTGTCGGTCGCCGCCGCCGCGCTCGTGCTCTACGCCGCGTGGCGCGCGGACGCCTCGCGCTCGGACCGCTCGCACGCCGGCGCCGCGCTCGCGGACGGCGGCGACCCCGCCGACGAACCGGACGCTCCCGCCGAACCCGACGGTGGCGAGCCAACCGATTCGAGCTACCTCCTCGGGACGACCGCCGCCAACAAGCTCAGCGGCGTCACGCGCTGGCTCACCACCGTCGACCACAAGGACATCGGGCTGCTGTACCTCGCGTTCGCCGCGACCGCGTTCCTCTGGGGCGGCACGGACGCGATGATGATGCGCACCGAGTTGTACGACCCTGCCGTCTCGGTCTGGGACGAACACACGTACAACGCCCTGTTCACGATGCACGGGCTGACGATGCTGTTCCTGTTCGGGACGCCCGCGCTCGCCGGCCTCGGGAACTACCTCCTGCCGCTGTTCATCGGCGCCGACGACATGGCGTTCCCGCGCATCAACGCCATCGCCTTCTGGCTGCTCATCCCCGCACTCGTGCTCATGCGCGCCGGCCTGCTCTCGGACGTTCTCGGCCACGTCTTCGTTGCCGGCGGCCTCGGGGCCTTGGGCGAACAACTGCTCGCGCTCGCGCCGCCCGCCACGGGATGGACGTTCTACGCGCCGCTGTCCGTGCAACTGGAGCTCCCGACGGTGAGCGTCGTCCTGCTAGGCTTGCACCTCTCGGGAATCGCCACCACGATGTCCGCCATCAACTTCATCGCGACCATCTTCACCGAGCGCGACGTGGCGTGGCGCGACCTCGACATCTTCTCGTGGACGATGCTCACCCAGTCGGGGCTCATCCTGTTCGCGTTCCCGTTACTGGGTAGCGCGCTCGTCATGCTCCTGTTGGACCGCACCGTCGGCACGACCTTCTTCGCCATTCAGGGCGGGAGCCCCATCCTCTGGCAGCACCTGTTCTGGTTCTTCGGCCACCCCGAAGTGTACATACTGGTGTTGCCGCCGATGGGCATCGTCAGCCTCCTGATTCCGAAGTTCTCGGGACGGAAGCTGTTCGGGTTCAAGTTCGTCGTC
Protein-coding sequences here:
- a CDS encoding cbb3-type cytochrome c oxidase subunit I codes for the protein MTLVAAAGLAALSVAAAALVLYAAWRADASRSDRSHAGAALADGGDPADEPDAPAEPDGGEPTDSSYLLGTTAANKLSGVTRWLTTVDHKDIGLLYLAFAATAFLWGGTDAMMMRTELYDPAVSVWDEHTYNALFTMHGLTMLFLFGTPALAGLGNYLLPLFIGADDMAFPRINAIAFWLLIPALVLMRAGLLSDVLGHVFVAGGLGALGEQLLALAPPATGWTFYAPLSVQLELPTVSVVLLGLHLSGIATTMSAINFIATIFTERDVAWRDLDIFSWTMLTQSGLILFAFPLLGSALVMLLLDRTVGTTFFAIQGGSPILWQHLFWFFGHPEVYILVLPPMGIVSLLIPKFSGRKLFGFKFVVYSTLAIGVLSFGVWAHHMFTTGIDPRLRASFMAVSIAIAVPSAVKVFNWITTMWNGHVRLTAPMLFCVGGVATFVVGGVTGIFLAAIPIDLLLHDTYYVVGHFHFIIMGLISFAFFAGVYYWYPLVVGKHTDYRLSVAHFLLTTVGIVLAFGPMMIMGQEGLPRRYASYPAEFAGLQQVATLGAILIALGTVVWLFNLVQSYRMGDPVTTDDPWNLREHGDRRTAEWDELPYGSE